Genomic window (Maniola jurtina chromosome 8, ilManJurt1.1, whole genome shotgun sequence):
attaactattataacttactagctgaggctcgcgacttcgtccgcgtgggttgaGGTTtgtcaaaatcccgtaggaactatttgattttttggaatcaaaagtagcctatgtgataatccaaggtataatataatctatCAAAATCAATATTAAGAGGAAAGataatgcgaatgacatagacgatttcaccttcaaactagcaattttgagatgtcatgaccctctattgacaattaatcaagcagacatttcaatctgcgaaatttacgcggacttttagtattttgacgtaggagggtaaaagatccagtaaatgaacgaataaggactaccctgacattgacctaaaattaaggtatatgagaatcgttctatatataatttttatattttgtgtgtctgtacacagtaggtatacactcttaaattatttaaatatcaaaaaatcaaataaaatgcgtggtattaattattataacttattttatttaacaaaaggataaattgccagtaaatgaactgggaatttcagtgaatgaacgaactctatctagtgcataaactctcgattcctattaataaataaattcttaaatatattttcggcttggaattcaaaaaaaattgtcaaattttcacagtttttgacttattgtatatttttttctacattttgcgcgataaatcaaaaactattttacataataataataaataaaacctgttttagaatgtataatagagccctttctgtataatagagaaaaacttaatgcccatgttgcacccaagtcgctggaagtgcaacatcagctgctgaatgttttgagagtagtgagaacaatataccgtaacacatgttatcagatttgttcctttgagccgagaagccacatgttctgatgctttttagacaatctaagatctctcattaagtggtccaaatcattttgattgaatagtctaagttgagatgtaaaagtcactacatcgtcactaccttctgaaagttcttgaagtagattggaggtactgggttggggctgaggtacagatttatcaccagaagtcagaatcgttctaattgtagactgcaagttacaatagtgTGCGGGACAGCCCGGAACAATAACAGTGCATAATAACGTGCCGGACAGTTCGAGAAAATTGGGGAATAGAACTGCGTAAacaccaatttaaaaataatagattattGTCTTACCGGGAACGAAACAATAGGTTAAGGATCGAGAAAGCGTAAACACCTATTGTCTTCGACCCTTTTTTTGTCTTCGACCCTTTTTTCTGATGGTACCACAAAGCGCGACTTTTCCAGAATGTACGAAAAAAGAGATGGGCGCATAGAAAAGTAAGGGACGGACATAACCCGAAACAGTATATAAGCGGACGATTTCGACGCCGCGACAGTCTTGTCTTGTCTTGTTTTACAGTCTAGTCTTGTCTTGTCTTGTTTTACAGTCTAGTCTTGTCTTGTCTTGTTTTACAGTCTAGTCTTGTCTTAGTCTTGTCTTGTTTTACAGTCTTGTTCAACAGTCTTGTCTTACACTTAACAGTGAAACAGTTATCAGTATAGTACAGTAAACAGTAtagtacagtgaacagtgaaccttacagtgaacagtgaaccttaCAGTGTAATTAGTGAAGTACAGTCTCACAAGGTTTATTACTGTAAGTAATACTGTAAGTAATATAGGATAAGCTGTTGCTTAGAGTTAacactgtaaataaatttagtaacTGGCAGAAAATAGTTGAATTTCATTTCGCCTTCCAACCAATCCAGTGATAGCAAATGTACACAAGCGTACATTtaatggtccttcgagccggatatTGTTGGAAGaattaaaaatctgaaattcgTCGTGATATTTGAAGACAGCAAAAATGCCAGTTACACGTCAACAAGTTAAAAGCCACAAGGCCCCTACAGAACAAATTCCTTCGACGTCAGAGGTAACCGCCGCTTTGGCTACCGAAACTAGGACGGAAACCGACACGGCCTATACAGCCACGGGAACTGTCACAACGGAAGCAACAGAACAGACAGCGATTTACAGTACTTCCGTAATGTCAGCACCCTTTGCTGTGTCACCCTCCGCGACAGTCAAATCGAAGATTTCGGCCGCCACTCACTCGATTACGCCCTCCTTCGTATCGACTCTGCCCGTCGACGCGAAACAGATGAACCCTCCGGCTACAGGGGGGGTTCATACAGTCCAACGTACTCGAGATACAGAGACCTCTACGGTAAAGAAGGGAACAGTTGACAAACCACAGGTACCTCGGGCCCCCAGTAAGAAGGGGGGAGAGGGACGATCGAACTACAGCAAGACGAAGGCTCACAAAATTGCAAAGGCAAAGGAAGAACTGCTGCGCCTTCAGGTGGAACTAGCTGCTGCGCGCCTCGCCGCCTTGGAGACAGAAGAAACAGATACAGAAATAGAGGATTTCGAAGACGATGGTGTCTCCGTCCACTCCAATACAGAAGTCAACAAACGAGTGGACAACTGGCTAGACAGTCAACCAGCACGTCCCGTGCTAGCGATCACTGATGCACCTGACTACTATACAGAAGAATCAGTGGTCAAAGACGCGGAACAACAGAAGCTTCCAGAGGAACACCAAAAGTCTGCACATCAATCACCGGCGGGAGTGCAATCAGGTATAGCAGAGCTAGCTGCAGCTATCACAAACGCCGTGAAAGCGGCGCAGCGCCCCAAGTACATCGAACTGCCTTTCTTTGGTGGATCACATCAAGAGTGGCTACCGTTCCGCGCCGCTTATTATGAAACTGAAAACATGTTCAGTACAGTGGAAAACATAAATCGTCTGCGACGAAACTTAAAGGGAAAGGCTAAAGAAGCAGTTGAAGGGCTTCTTATCACCAGCGCGCACCCTACGGAAATTATGAAGACCCTAGAATCGAGATTCGGAAGACCGGAGTCAATCGCTATGACAGAGATGGAGACGCTCCGTGGACTGCCGCGTCTCACCGAGTCACCACGGGACATTTGCATATTCGCGACGAAGGTCTCTAACGTAGTGGCAACATTGAAGACACTAAGCTGCGTGAACTATATGTATAACCCTGAAGTTTCGAAGACACTCGTGGACAAACTTACACCTACGCTGCGCTACAGATTCTATGACTTCGCAGCAACACAGCCCAAGGAAGACCCAGATTTGTTGAAGCTGGATAAATTCCTCAAGAGAGAAGCGGAGCTGTGCGGACCATATGCGCTACCTGAACAAGTGGCCTCACAGACATCAGCCACTCAACAGAAGAAACCACAGAGGGTACACAACGTCGCAGAGAGGATGTACACAGCCAAGTGTCCCGTATGCGCAAAAGAGGGACACAATTCAACAGAATGTGAACAGTTCAAGAATTTGGATGAAAATGGAAGATGGGATACAGCCAAGTCCAAACGCCTATGCTTTCGATGTCTTCGATACAGAAATAAAATGCACAGATGTCGAGCTAAAGTGTGTGGCATCAACAGCTGCAAGAATTACCACCACAAGATGCTGCACTACAACAAAACAGAAAAGAAAGAAGACAAGGAAGCTACAGAAGTAATCAATTCTGCGTGGACGATTAAAAAGAAGCaatcatttttgaaaattatcccAGTGCAAGTTGAAGGACCCAAAGGTACTATCAACACCTTCGCCTTGTTGGACGATGGGTCAACAGTGACCTTAATCGACAACAGCGTGGCCGAATGCATCGGAGCGCCAGGACCCGTCGATCCACTGAAGATAGAAACCCTAAATGATATGAAGACATCGGAGTCAACTTCGAGAAGGGTAACCATTAAATTGAGAGGTCTCAACGATTGTGAAGAGCAAATACAAGCGCGCACAGTAAAGAACCTACAAGTCTCGTCACAGCAGGTTTCAAGAGAAATGGTGGATAAATGCAAACACCTAGCAGATATCCGCGATTATCTCATATATACAGATGTGAAGCCAAGATTGCTAATTGGTCAAGACAATTGGCATCTTCTGCTGACAACAGAAGTGAGAAGAGGAGACAAGAACCAACTGGTGGCCTCTCTCACGCCCCTAGGGTGGGTACTACATGGCAGTCAGACTCGCACCTTAGGACGCCGTATTGACTTCGTGTCACACGTCGCAGAAGAAATAGAAGATGACCTGGATAGCCTCGTTAAGCAATACTTTGAGATGGACGCACTCTGCATACAGCCAAAGAAACCAAAAACAGACCCCGAAGAACGCGCGCTACAGATCCTGGAGAAGACAACCAAAAGGACAGCAGAAGGAAGATACGAAACTGGTCTTCTCTGGCGTAAAGAAGACGTAACGCTTCCCGAGAACTATGAAAACTCATTGAAGCGGCTCTTTATAATCGAAAAGAAGATCGACCGAGACTCCAAGCTGAAACAGAAATACACAGATCAGATGGAAGCTCTTATCTCGAAAGGATATGCTGAACCGGCTCCAAAACAGAAAACAGCAGGCAAGACTTGGTACTTGCCACATTTCGCAGTGATCAACCCAATGAAGCCTGAGAAGCTAAGAGTTGTGCACGACGCAGCAGCGAAGACGAAGGGAGTAGCTCTCAACGATATGCTGCTCAAAGGACCTGATCTTCTACAGTCTTTACCAGGCGTCGTTATGCGGTTCCGACAGCACATGATTGCAGTTACAGCAGATATTAAGGAAATGTTCATGCAAGTGAAATTACGAACTGAGGACAGAGATGCACTTCGCTACCTGTGGCGCGGGAATCGACGAGATGACCAACCTCCTGAAGAATATAGGATGACGTCATTAATCTTTGGTGCGTCAAGTTCTCCGTCTACAGCGATTTATGTAAAGAACTTGAACGCCAAACAGTATGAAGAAACTCACCCCGAAGCCACAGCTGCCATTATACAGAAGCACTACGTTGATGATTACTTGGACAGTTTCAGAAGTCTTGAAGACGCAGTGCGCATCGCGAAGAGCGTGCGTGAAGTGCACTCTAAGGTGAGCTTCGAATTGAAGCAGTGGAAGTCGAACTCTTCATACCTACTAGAAGCACTCGGTGAAAAGGAACAAACAGAAGACAAGGAACTCTACGAATCTGAAAAGAAGACAGAACACGGAAGCAAACCAGACTGCAAGGTATTCTGGACTGACAGCGAAACAGTACTTACTGGGATACGGACTGGGTCACGCTCATACAAACCTTACGATGCGCATCGCCTTGCAGCGATTGAAGAGTCTTCTAAAGTCACCGAGTGGCGCTGGGTTCCAACAAAATTGAATGTGGCAGATGATGCTACGCGAGACGTTCCCACAATATTCAATAGGAACCACCGCTGGTACAAGGGACCCGACTTTCTCTACGAAACAGAAGCTCACTGGCCAACCGAAGTGTCCACCACAGATCAAGAAGAACCTGCTGGTGAAGAGAAGATAAATCATGTGACCGATAAAAGGAAACCAAAACTTGCAAAAGCACTACCAGAAGACTCTTGGTTCTCAAATCGGAACAAGCTTCGACGCGCAACAGCAGAGGAAACAACAAAGAAAATGATCTCCTGGCACTATATTCCCACTAAGGCGCGATCCACTTGGCGATCTGCGCAAAGGTTGGCTGATATTTTTTGGGTACGCTGGGTGAAGGGGTACCTTCCTGGACTTCAACACCGGCGGGAGCCAAACGGACGAGGACCTGCAATACAAGTCAACGACCTCGTACAAATAGTTGACCCAAACCTGCCACGCAATGTATAGGAACGAGGCAGAGTTATAGCTACATACCCGGGACCAGACAACGTCGTGCGTACAGTGGATATTCTGACCAAAGGTGGCGTACTACGGAGGCCAGTTAGGAAGCTGGTATTACTGCCCCTGTCAACAAACGACGACGTGCCCGCACCGACAGATGATGCGACGCAGTCGCACGGCGGGAGAATGTGCGGGACAGCCCGGAACAATAACAGTGCATAATAACGTGCCGGACAGTTCGAGAAAATTGGGGAATAGAACTGCGTAAacaccaatttaaaaataatagattattGTCTTACCGGGAACGAAACAATAGGTTAAGGATCGAGAAAGCGTAAACACCTATTGTCTTCGACCCTTTTTTGTCTTCGACCCTTTTTTCTGATGGTACCACAAAGCGCGACTTTTCCAGAATGTACGAAAAAAGAGATGGGCGCATAGAAAAGTAAGGGACGGACATAACCCGAAACAGTATATAAGCGGACGATTTCGACGCCGCGACAGTCTTGTCTTGTCTTGTTTTACAGTCTAGTCTTGTCTTGTCTTGTTTTACAGTCTAGTCTTGTCTTAGTCTTGTCTTGTTTTACAGTCTTGTTCAACAGTCTTGTCTTACACTTAACAGTGAAACAGTGATCAGTATAGTACAGTAAACAGTAtagtacagtgaacagtgaaccttacagtgaacagtgaaccttaCAGTGTAATTAGTGAAGTACAGTCTCACAAGGTTTATTACTGTAAGTAATACTGTAAGTAATATAGGATAAGCTGTTGCTTAGAGTTAacactgtaaataaatttagtaacTGGCAGAAAATAGTTGAATTTCATTTCGCCTTCCAACCAATCCAGTGATAGCAAATGTACACAAGCGTAcaaatagagtcgcttggaacaatttttttgctgtttcttctggttatattcacaatgcagaaataataatcatcatggtgtttagatggttcgcgccaaattataatactttttttagtaaaagtagggtctattcttatttgctcataaacgcaatgaggaaatacagcttccacatataaaaatttggagtccaggccttgctgttagctgctaatgggttctcaaagtctttagtacgtactcgccaccaaatggtacaaaaatgattggaataacttgcagatgttcttcttgatgttaatacctcgataaattttggaaattacttgtgtgatcttaataaagtgtgaacatacaaagtgtgagtatagtgcaaaatatgggggtacctgtatctcaaaaactagagctgctgtgtaaaaaattaaagtagatctgaaatcagcgacgtcaaattagtaagaaacagtttcaaaacctaataaaacaaaaaagttgaattttgtatgccagtgaaatgattcggaatcggaagccactttatatatcgcgtcaaattttcgaaatccatatttatcaatgaaaagcgacataattttgtaagtagtacttacttacttcagtttactatttttgaacagtttcgcagaggtacctacaacaatcggcctcattcaatcagccgccatatttatagtaacaggcaaataaatacaattaagtattggaactacaatacctatgctcctaaatgtatcttaaaaaacaagtctcattcagcgttacaagtgcagaagaggaagtagacagacggattaacatcagttcgaacaagtactgggcatttttatttcacaatttttagtggccccactgtactataatatgccatacccagttaaaaccctactgtttactaagatattacactgatcgcgagcaatttgctcttatccattgaggagttccgttctccatctcggaagatattcatcagatcttcatcaaatttatatgggaccacctgcgaagtataccctatcaaacaaaaaaaaatccaaatcggtccaggcgtctttgagtaatcggggaacatacgttaaaaaaaaaagataccgaggaattcagaacctcttcctttttttgaagtcggttaaaaatattttttaaattttggtaacagtttcttattttgtgatgccagggagctctaaatatcgattttgaacgaaatcggtcaattaacaaagaatttcaaaatggcgtcgacttttttaaattttggtaacagtttccttttttgtgatcccagggagctctaaatatcgattttgaacgaaatcggtcaattaacaaagaatttcaaaatggcgtcgacttttttaaattttggtaacagtttcttattttgtgatgccagggagctctaaatatcgattttgaacgaaatcggtcaattaacaaagaatttcaaaatggcgtcgacttttttaaattatggtaacagtttccttttttgtgatcccagggagctctaaatatcgattttgaacgaaatcggtcaattaacaaagaatttcaaaatggcgtcgacttttttaaattttggtaacagtttccttttttgtgatcccagggagctctaaatatcgattttgaacgaaatcggtcaattaacaaagaatttcaaaatggcgtcgacttttttaaattttggtaacagtttccttttttgtgatcccagggagctctaaatatcgattttgaacgaaatcggtcaattaacaaagaatttcaaaatggcgtcgacttttttaaattttggtaacagtttccttttttgtgatgccagggagctctaaatatcgattttgaacgaaatcggtcaattaacaaagaatttcaaaatggcgtcgacttttttaaattttggtaacagtttcttattttgtgatcccagggagctctaaatatcgattttgaacgaaatcggtcaattaacaaagaatttcaaaatggcgtcgacttttttaaattttggtaacagtttcttattttgtgatcccagggagctctaaatatcgattttgaacgaaatcggtcaattaacaaagaatttcaaaatggcgtcgacttttttaaattttggtaacagtttcttattttgtgatcccagggagctctaaatatcgattttcaacgaaatcggtcaattaacaaagaattacaaaatggcgtcgactttttaaattttggtaacagtttcttattttgtgatcccagggagctctaaatatcgattttgaacgaaatcggtcaattaacaaagaattacaaaatggtgccaactgttttaagttttggtaacaatttcctgttttgtgatcctagggatcctcagatattgattttgaacaaaatctatgacagttcaagaaaatagattgtaaacactatttaaattattatcattaacaataaatgaaaacacgacgcgccacgtatactg
Coding sequences:
- the LOC123867688 gene encoding uncharacterized protein LOC123867688, producing the protein MPVTRQQVKSHKAPTEQIPSTSEVTAALATETRTETDTAYTATGTVTTEATEQTAIYSTSVMSAPFAVSPSATVKSKISAATHSITPSFVSTLPVDAKQMNPPATGGVHTVQRTRDTETSTVKKGTVDKPQVPRAPSKKGGEGRSNYSKTKAHKIAKAKEELLRLQVELAAARLAALETEETDTEIEDFEDDGVSVHSNTEVNKRVDNWLDSQPARPVLAITDAPDYYTEESVVKDAEQQKLPEEHQKSAHQSPAGVQSGIAELAAAITNAVKAAQRPKYIELPFFGGSHQEWLPFRAAYYETENMFSTVENINRLRRNLKGKAKEAVEGLLITSAHPTEIMKTLESRFGRPESIAMTEMETLRGLPRLTESPRDICIFATKVSNVVATLKTLSCVNYMYNPEVSKTLVDKLTPTLRYRFYDFAATQPKEDPDLLKLDKFLKREAELCGPYALPEQVASQTSATQQKKPQRVHNVAERMYTAKCPVCAKEGHNSTECEQFKNLDENGRWDTAKSKRLCFRCLRYRNKMHRCRAKVCGINSCKNYHHKMLHYNKTEKKEDKEATEVINSAWTIKKKQSFLKIIPVQVEGPKGTINTFALLDDGSTVTLIDNSVAECIGAPGPVDPLKIETLNDMKTSESTSRRVTIKLRGLNDCEEQIQARTVKNLQVSSQQVSREMVDKCKHLADIRDYLIYTDVKPRLLIGQDNWHLLLTTEVRRGDKNQLVASLTPLGWVLHGSQTRTLGRRIDFVSHVAEEIEDDLDSLVKQYFEMDALCIQPKKPKTDPEERALQILEKTTKRTAEGRYETGLLWRKEDVTLPENYENSLKRLFIIEKKIDRDSKLKQKYTDQMEALISKGYAEPAPKQKTAGKTWYLPHFAVINPMKPEKLRVVHDAAAKTKGVALNDMLLKGPDLLQSLPGVVMRFRQHMIAVTADIKEMFMQVKLRTEDRDALRYLWRGNRRDDQPPEEYRMTSLIFGASSSPSTAIYVKNLNAKQYEETHPEATAAIIQKHYVDDYLDSFRSLEDAVRIAKSVREVHSKVSFELKQWKSNSSYLLEALGEKEQTEDKELYESEKKTEHGSKPDCKVFWTDSETVLTGIRTGSRSYKPYDAHRLAAIEESSKVTEWRWVPTKLNVADDATRDVPTIFNRNHRWYKGPDFLYETEAHWPTEVSTTDQEEPAGEEKINHVTDKRKPKLAKALPEDSWFSNRNKLRRATAEETTKKMISWHYIPTKARSTWRSAQRLADIFWVRWVKGYLPGLQHRREPNGRGPAIQVNDLVQIVDPNLPRNV